The following nucleotide sequence is from Chloracidobacterium validum.
AAGAGTGGCACGGCATTCCTGCCTGTAGCCAATGTCTCGCGCGTGCTATGTTCATGCGACTCCCGATTTTATGTCGCTTACGCATCCTTCATGGACATCAAGCATATCCGCAACTTCTCGATCATTGCTCACATTGACCACGGCAAATCCACGCTGGCCGACCGCTTGCTCGAACGCACCGGCGCGCTTACCCAGCGCGAGATGGCCGAACAGGTCCTCGATGCCATGGACCTTGAACGGGAGCGCGGCATCACCATCAAAGCCCATGCCGTCCGGCTCAACTACCGGGCTCAAGATGGCCAAGATTACATTCTCAACCTCATTGACACGCCCGGCCATGTGGACTTCAGCTACGAAGTCTCGCGCTCGCTGGCCGCCTGCGAAGGCGCGCTCGTCGTCGTGGATGCCACCCAGGGTGTTGAAGCCCAAACCCTCGCCAACGCTTACCTCGCGCTTGAAAACAATCTCGAAATGTTTCCGGTCATCAACAAGATTGACTTGCCGTCGGCCGAACCGGAGCGTGTTCTGGCTCAAATCGAGCAAGTCATCGGGCTTGACCCAAAGAACGCGGTTCTGGCCAGCGCCAAAACAGGCGTTGGCACCGACGAATTGCTCGAACGGATCGTCGAAGCCATCCCCCATCCCACCGGCGACCGCAACCAGCCACTCAAGGCACTGATTTTCGATTCCTGGTTCGACAGCTACAAGGGCGTCATCGTTCTGGTGCGCGTGGTGGACGGCATTTTGCGACCTGGCATGAAAATTCGCTTCATGGCGACCGGGCGCGACTACGAAATCGAAGGCGTCGGCGTGATGACGCCCAAGATGCGTGAGATTGCCGAACTCGGCGCCGGTGAAGTCGGCTTTTTCTTCTCGAATATCAAAACCGTTGCCGACGTTCGCATTGGGGATACAGTGACGGAAGCGGCGCACCCGGCAGCCGAACCGCTACCCGGCTTTCAAGAAGTCAAGCCCATGGTCTTTGCTGGTCTGTATCCGGTTGAGAGCGACCAGTACGAAGCCCTCCGTGACGCGCTAGACAAGCTGCGCCTCAACGACTCGTCGTTTCTTTACGAGCCGGAGCATTCGGCCGCGCTCGGTTTTGGCTTCCGGTGCGGCTTCCTGGGCTTGCTGCACATGGAAATCGTCCAGGAACGGCTGGAGCGCGAGTTCGGCCTCGATCTCATCACGACGGCCCCAAGCGTACGCTTCAATGTGTACCTTACCAACGGCGAGCAGCTTGTCATTGACAGCCCATCCAAACTACCTGACCCGGCCAAGATAGAACGCATCGAGGAGCCTGTCATTCGCGCCACGATCATGACGCAGGACGACTACCTTGGGCCAATCCTAACGCTGCTGGATGAAAAACGGGGGGTTCAGCGAGGATTTGACTACATTGGCGACAAGCGGGTGATGTTGACTTACGACGTGCCGCTACTCGAAGTCGTTCTCGACTTCTTTGACCGGCTGAAATCAGTTTCACGCGGCTACGCCTCGCTTGACTACCACCTAAAAGGCTACGAACCAGCCGACCTAGTCAAGCTCGATGTGCTCGTTTCCGGTGAGCCGGTGGACGCCCTATCGCTTATCATTCACCGTGATAACGCCTATACCCGCGGACGCGCGCTCGCTGAAAAGATGAAGGAACTCATCCCACGCCAGCTTTTCGAGGTTCCCATCCAGGCAGCGATTGGCAATCGCGTCATCGCCCGTGAAACCGTCAAAGCCATGGGCAAGAACGTGCTGGCCAAATGCTATGGCGGCGACATCACCCGCAAGAAAAAGCTCCTGGAAAAACAGAAGGAAGGGAAGAAGCGCATGAAAAAAGTCGGTCGCGTGGACATTCCCCAGGAAGCTTTTCTTGCCGTCTTGCGGGTCGGTGACGCCAAGTAAGCCAGACCAGACGAGCTGCGCGTCATGCCTTCATGACGCAACCATGACGCAAAGTTTTTAGCTCAGGTAAACACGGTAGTCCATTTCTGGAAATATCGTGTCGCGCTTTTCCACCTCAGCCAGCCAGGCTTCATCTACGCTTCCGTCTGTCACCATTTCATACAGGCGCGTGAAGCGGTGAATGTGGTCACGGAAACGCTTTTCGGCGTATTGCACCATGGTTTTGTTCGTGATGATGAACGCCCAGTCACTCGATTGCGCCAGTAGGAGTTCACGCGCGGCTTGATTCAGCGCCCGGTACATCAGGGCGCTACTTGGCGCGGGAAAGCGTTGGGCAAGCTCGGCCATGCGTCGTTCGGCCTGGTGTTGATGGCGATACATCCACTGGGTATCCCGATTGAGCCAGACGCGATTGTACCCTTCCGCGCCCCAGGACGAAGCCGACGGCACCTGCGGCTGGTTGTTGGGGAACATCATGAGGTAGTCGCCTGGTGTCGCCAGCACAACCTCATCCTGGTCGAAGTGAATTTTGCGGATGAGGAAATCTAAAAACTGCGGGCCTTCATACCACCAGTGACCGTACAGCTCGGCATCGTAGGGCGAGACAACCAATGGCGCGCGCCCGATGACCGCGCGCAGGTGGCGCACCTGGGCTTGCCGTGAAGCCAAAAAATGTCCGGCGTGCTCGGCCGCCGTTTCGGTTGCCCAGAGCGGCATGTAGGGCTGCTTGTGGTGGAGGTCAACTTTCCCCGTGACGCGAAAGTACTTGATGCCGATGTTGCGGCGCACACCGTCGGCATGCAGGTAGGGCCGAATGTAGTCATAGTCGGCTTCGTAGCCTAAATCCTTGTAAAACTCCCGGTAGTTTGGATGGCCGGGATAACCCACCAGTGAACTCCACACCTGCTCGCTGGTTTCGACATCGCGGGCAAATGCCGCGACACCTGATGGCGTGATGGTAGGCGCAAAGATGCCATGGGCCGGCCGCGGAGAGCCAAACATGATGCTGTGCGAGTCCACGATGAAATAACGCAGCCCGGCTTCAGCCAGCAAAGCATCAATTCCTGGCTCATAGGCGCACTCAGCCAGCCAGATGCCAAGCGGCGCGCGCCCAAAGTGCTTTTCATAGTTGCGTACCGCGACGCGAATCTGCGCCCGGCGCGCAGCTTCGTGACGCATCAAGGGCAAGAAGCCATGCGTGGCGCAGCAGGTGATGATTTCCAGCACACCGGCGTCTTGCAGCCGCCGAAAAGCCCCCACGATATCCCGTTGATAGACGTTTTCGTAAAGGTCATGGACCGCGCGGAAGTGCTCATGATGCGCCTGCGCGGCCGGGGCAAAGGGCGTGCCTTTCGTGCGGACGATTTCCTTCTCGGTCAGCGCCACAAGCTTGCCGAGATGCCGGACGTAACGCTCACGCAACAGTTCATCCGTAAGCATCTCGCACAGCGGGGGCGTGAGGGTCATGGTCAACCGCACACGCACGCCTGCCCGATGTAAGCTCTCAAAAATAAACAAAAGCGGGACGTAAGTTTCGCTAATCGCTTCGTAGAGCCAGTCTTCCTCAAGAAATTCGGGATACTCTGGATGCCGCACAAAGGGCAAATGAGCATGCAAAATCAGTGATAGAAATCCAGTGGTCATGCGTCAGCGGCTCGGACAGTTCGGCAGTCGGAAGGCTTTCTGAGGGGGACATCGTCCCACGCCGGGCCAATCCCCGGCGCGTTTTGGCTAAATGTGGATAGGGCTGCCGAAGACACCATGCGCGGCCTCCATCACCGATTCGGAGAGGGTCGGGTGCGCATGGATGGTTCGCATGAGTTCTTCGGTCGTCAGTTCGCCGCGCAACGCCACACACGCTTCGGCAATGAGTTCCGTGGCGCGTGGCCCAATGATGTGAACGCCAAGGAGTTCGTCATACTTGGCGTCGCTGACGATTTTGACCATCCCTTCGGTTTGTCCCAGGATGCGCGCCTTGCCGCTTGCGGCAAAGGGAAACGACCCAACCTTGACTTCGTAGCCGCGTTCACGCGCCTTGGCTTCGGTCAGCCCAACGCTGGCAACTTCCGGTTCGCAGTAGGTGCAGCTCGGCACGCGGTCGTAGTTGATCGGTTCGGTGGCATGGCCGGCCATGTGTTCAACCGCAACGATGCCTTCGGCCGAAGCCACATGGGCCAGCCACGGCGTGTTGATCACATCACCGATGGCATAAACACTTGGCTCGGCGGTCTGAAGGAAGCCATTGACTTCGATATAGCCGCCTTTATCCACCGTAGCCCGCGTGTTTTCGAGTCCGATACCGGCGCTGATGGGGCGGCGCCCAACGGCGACGAGGAGCTTTTCCACCTGAAGCGTGGCCCGCTCTCCGTTGCCATCCACGAGCGTGACAGCGACACTGTGGTCATTGACCGCGGCCGCCTCACACTTCGTGTTGGTTTTGACCGCGATTTTTTGCGCTCGGAGTGCTCGTTCCAGTTCGGCGCTGATGGCCGCATCCTCAATCGGGAGCACACGCGGCAACATCTCAACGAGGGTCGTCTCAACGCCAAATCGCGCCATGACAGAGGCAAACTCCACCCCAACGGCCCCAGCGCCCAAAATCACTATCGAGGCCGGAAGTTCGGTCATTTCGAGCGCATGGTCACTGTTGATGATGCGAACGCCATCCGTCGGAAAGATGGGAATGTCACGCGGAACCGAACCGGTCGCCACCAGAATGAATTTGGCGCTGAGGCGTTCTTTGGTGTCGCCGCTCGTTACGCTCACCGTGTGCGGGTCTTCGATGAACCCAACGCCCTTGAACACCTTGACTTTGTTTTTGTTCATCAGGTACTCGACGCCCTTGGCCGACTTAATCACAATCTTGTGCTTGTATTTCCGTACACCTTCGTAATCGAGCTTCACGTCGGAGACGACCACACCGTAGTCGGCCGCGTGCTTGGACTGTTCATACACGGCGGCGCTTTCCAGCAGCGCCTTGGTCGGGATGCAGCCCCGTAGCAGGCATGTGCCGCCCAAGTGCTTGTCTTTTTCGACAATGGCTACGCTGAACCCAAGTTGCGCCGCCCGAATGGCGGCCACGTAGCCGCCTGGTCCGGCACCAATAATCACGACATCAAAGGAGTGGTTAGAAGAACTCACAGTGCGCGCCTCATATCACGGCACAGCCGGCAGTCGTGGGGGAATCCGCGCCCAAGGCCGTGCCCAAAGTCAAAGCGCCCACGGACAAACTGCCCAGGGCGCAACCGGTACACATCAAGAGAAAACAAACGGATGCCGCTCGGCATCCGTTTTGAGCAAGCAAGGTTGGCTGGGAGACAGGGATTCGAACCCCGATACTCTGGTCCAGAGCCAGATGTCCTACCATTGAACGATCTCCCAAGAAGAACTGACCGCAGCCAGCACCGGTTATGCTGGGGAAAAATGCTCTAAAAGTCAACCCAAAGCATCAACTTATGAAGACTACTCGCTTGACAAACCGGGAAGATGTTGCCATGGCTCATCTCCAGATTTTTATGGGCACCGCCTAGCATCAACAGTCTTTCGGCGAGGTTTGAATGGATAAAGTCGCGCTCGTCACCGGCATCACCGGGCAGGACGGCTCATACTTGACGGAGTTTCTGATTGCCAAAGGGTACGCCGTTCACGGCATCGTTCGGCGCAGTAGTTCTTTCTCAACGGGACGAATTGACCACCTATACCGCGATCCGCATGACCCACTGCGTCAATTGACGCTTCACTATGGCGACCTCGCCGACAGCACCAGCCTGCGGCGGATTCTCGAAGCCGTCCAACCGGACGAGATTTACAATTTGGCGGCCCAATCGCACGTCAAGGTGTCGTTTGAACAGGCTGAGTACACCGGTGATGTCGTAGCCACCGGGACGCTTCGGCTGCTGGAGTCGGTGCGCGACGTGTCCATGCGCACCGGCAAACCGATGCGGTATTACCAGGCTGGATCGTCGGAAATGTTCGGGGCAGCGCCGCCGCCACAGTGTGAAATGACGCCATTTCATCCGCGCAGTCCCTACGCGGTAGCCAAGGTCGCGGCGCACTGGTACACCGTCAACTACCGTGAAGCCTACGGTCTCTTTGCCTGCAATGGCATTCTGTTCAACCACGAGAGCGAACGGCGCGGCGAAACCTTCGTGACCCGCAAGATCACGCGCGCCGTCGGACGGATCAAGCACGGACTCCAAAAGAAGCTTTACCTTGGCAACCTCGACGCCAAACGCGACTGGGGCTTTGCCGGCGATTATGTGGAAGCCATGTGGCTGATGCTTCAGCAGCCCACCCCGGATGACTATGTCATCGCCATTGGGGAAGCCCATTCGGTGCGTGAGTTTCTGGAAGCAGCATTCACGCACGCTGGGCTTGACTGGCAGGATTACGTCGAAATAGACCCACGGTACTTTCGCCCGGCGGAAGTGGACCACTTGCTAGGTGATGCTCGCAAGGCACGCGAGCAACTCGGTTGGCAGCCGCGTGTTTCATTTTCAGACCTCGTGGC
It contains:
- the lepA gene encoding translation elongation factor 4, translating into MDIKHIRNFSIIAHIDHGKSTLADRLLERTGALTQREMAEQVLDAMDLERERGITIKAHAVRLNYRAQDGQDYILNLIDTPGHVDFSYEVSRSLAACEGALVVVDATQGVEAQTLANAYLALENNLEMFPVINKIDLPSAEPERVLAQIEQVIGLDPKNAVLASAKTGVGTDELLERIVEAIPHPTGDRNQPLKALIFDSWFDSYKGVIVLVRVVDGILRPGMKIRFMATGRDYEIEGVGVMTPKMREIAELGAGEVGFFFSNIKTVADVRIGDTVTEAAHPAAEPLPGFQEVKPMVFAGLYPVESDQYEALRDALDKLRLNDSSFLYEPEHSAALGFGFRCGFLGLLHMEIVQERLEREFGLDLITTAPSVRFNVYLTNGEQLVIDSPSKLPDPAKIERIEEPVIRATIMTQDDYLGPILTLLDEKRGVQRGFDYIGDKRVMLTYDVPLLEVVLDFFDRLKSVSRGYASLDYHLKGYEPADLVKLDVLVSGEPVDALSLIIHRDNAYTRGRALAEKMKELIPRQLFEVPIQAAIGNRVIARETVKAMGKNVLAKCYGGDITRKKKLLEKQKEGKKRMKKVGRVDIPQEAFLAVLRVGDAK
- a CDS encoding glycoside hydrolase family 57 protein, giving the protein MTTGFLSLILHAHLPFVRHPEYPEFLEEDWLYEAISETYVPLLFIFESLHRAGVRVRLTMTLTPPLCEMLTDELLRERYVRHLGKLVALTEKEIVRTKGTPFAPAAQAHHEHFRAVHDLYENVYQRDIVGAFRRLQDAGVLEIITCCATHGFLPLMRHEAARRAQIRVAVRNYEKHFGRAPLGIWLAECAYEPGIDALLAEAGLRYFIVDSHSIMFGSPRPAHGIFAPTITPSGVAAFARDVETSEQVWSSLVGYPGHPNYREFYKDLGYEADYDYIRPYLHADGVRRNIGIKYFRVTGKVDLHHKQPYMPLWATETAAEHAGHFLASRQAQVRHLRAVIGRAPLVVSPYDAELYGHWWYEGPQFLDFLIRKIHFDQDEVVLATPGDYLMMFPNNQPQVPSASSWGAEGYNRVWLNRDTQWMYRHQHQAERRMAELAQRFPAPSSALMYRALNQAARELLLAQSSDWAFIITNKTMVQYAEKRFRDHIHRFTRLYEMVTDGSVDEAWLAEVEKRDTIFPEMDYRVYLS
- the lpdA gene encoding dihydrolipoyl dehydrogenase, whose amino-acid sequence is MSSSNHSFDVVIIGAGPGGYVAAIRAAQLGFSVAIVEKDKHLGGTCLLRGCIPTKALLESAAVYEQSKHAADYGVVVSDVKLDYEGVRKYKHKIVIKSAKGVEYLMNKNKVKVFKGVGFIEDPHTVSVTSGDTKERLSAKFILVATGSVPRDIPIFPTDGVRIINSDHALEMTELPASIVILGAGAVGVEFASVMARFGVETTLVEMLPRVLPIEDAAISAELERALRAQKIAVKTNTKCEAAAVNDHSVAVTLVDGNGERATLQVEKLLVAVGRRPISAGIGLENTRATVDKGGYIEVNGFLQTAEPSVYAIGDVINTPWLAHVASAEGIVAVEHMAGHATEPINYDRVPSCTYCEPEVASVGLTEAKARERGYEVKVGSFPFAASGKARILGQTEGMVKIVSDAKYDELLGVHIIGPRATELIAEACVALRGELTTEELMRTIHAHPTLSESVMEAAHGVFGSPIHI
- the gmd gene encoding GDP-mannose 4,6-dehydratase; amino-acid sequence: MDKVALVTGITGQDGSYLTEFLIAKGYAVHGIVRRSSSFSTGRIDHLYRDPHDPLRQLTLHYGDLADSTSLRRILEAVQPDEIYNLAAQSHVKVSFEQAEYTGDVVATGTLRLLESVRDVSMRTGKPMRYYQAGSSEMFGAAPPPQCEMTPFHPRSPYAVAKVAAHWYTVNYREAYGLFACNGILFNHESERRGETFVTRKITRAVGRIKHGLQKKLYLGNLDAKRDWGFAGDYVEAMWLMLQQPTPDDYVIAIGEAHSVREFLEAAFTHAGLDWQDYVEIDPRYFRPAEVDHLLGDARKAREQLGWQPRVSFSDLVARMVDHDLELARREALVRATL